A window of Nonomuraea angiospora genomic DNA:
TCTCCACGAAGCCGCCCCGCACCGAGTTCGTCTTGATGTAGAGCCCGAAGTACAGGCCGGGCCCGCCCCAGCGGCAGCGGCGGACGAACACGTTGCGGATCCCGCCGGTCGTGTCCGTGCCGATCGCGACCGAGCCGTACCGGTAACGCATGTCGCAGTCCTCGATCAGCACGTCCTCGCACGGCACCCCGACCCGCCGCCCGTCCGGGCCGCGACCCGCCTTGATCGCGATGCAGTCGTCGCCCACGTCGAACACGCACCCCGAGATCACCACCGAACGGCACGACTCGGGGTCGCAGCCGTCGTTGTTGGGGCCGCGCGAGTGGATCGCCACGTTCCTGACCAGGACGTTCTCGCACCGTACGGGGTGGATCTCCCACATGGGGGAGCGCACGACGCGCACGCCCTCGACCAGCACATTGCGGCACAGGTACGGCTGGATCAGGTTGGGCCGCAGGTAGTGGCCCGCGCCGAACACGCGCTCCTCGACGGGCACGTTCTGCGCGGCCATCCGCTGCAGCGCGGCCCAGTCGTCGGCCTCGTGCGGCGTGCCCGGCCGCCAGCCGAACTCCGGCGTGCCCACCCACGGCCACCAGTGCTCGGGCCCGGCCCCGCCGTCGAGCGTGCCGGAGCCGGTGATCGCGATGTTCTCCTGGCCGTAGGCGTAGATGAAGGGGGAGTAGTTGTAGCACTCGATGGCCGAGAACCGGGTGTAGACGGCGGGGAGGTAGTCGGCGGGGTCGGTGCTGAACAGGATCGTCGCGCCCGCCTCCACGTGCAGGTCCACGTTGCTGAGCAGGTGGATCGCGCCGGTGGGGTAGGTGCCCGGCGGCACCCGCACGTGGCCGCCGCCCGCCCGGTGGCACGCCTCGATCGCGGCGTGGAACGCCCCCGTCCACGTGCTCCCCGAGCCGCCGAACTCCGTGAGGTCGAACCACCGGTCGGGGAACTCCGGCGGTCGCACCCGCTCGCGCAGCTCGTCGGCGTACCGCCACGCCTCTTCCTCGTTCATGTCGCCTTCCTCATGCGCAGCGCGTGATAGAGGGGCAGCGATATGACCCAGGACGGGTTCCACGTGTTCGCCTCGCCCTTGCGCTGCCAGTTCGTCTGGAAGAAGCCCTCGCCCTGCTCGCCGGGCGTCTCGAAGCCCCAGTCGCCGGGCTCGCGGCAGATGCCCTGGCCCATGGCGCGCAGGATCGTCTCGGCCCTGGCCGCGTACCGGGGCCTGCCGGTCATCAGGCCGAACTCCATCAGCTCGGAGGTCGGGAAGAACACGTCGAGGTGGTGGTTCTGCACGCTGACCGACGGCCAGCCGCGCGCCCTGAACCCGCGCCGCTCGAATGTGCTGCCCGCGTCGAACTCCGGCGACCACACGTAGACGAACGTCAGCAGCCAGTCCGCCGCCACCTCCGCCCACCGCGCATACAGGTCCCGGCCGGTGAGCCGGTAGAGCTCGAAGGCGGCCAGGAAGTAGTACATCCCGGCCTCCTTGTCCTCGCCGGAGGCGTCCAGCGTGGCGTGCGCGAACGGCCGCTCGAACGTGGCCGCGTGCAGCCGGTGGTAGCGGCCCAGCACCTCCTCGGCCCGCCGCAGCCACCCCCGCTCGCCGCTCAGCCGGTACGCGCCCAGCATGGCCTGGACGCAGGCGATGCCGGCCGCGCTGACCATGGCCGAGAACGGCCGCCCGTCCGGCGTCCAGCCGATCGGGACGATGCCCTCCTGGAGCCTGGTCCGCCAGAAGAAGGCGGCGGCCTCCTCCACGGCCTCCTCCCACGCGGGCGGGACCGGCAGCCCCGCCTCCCTGAAGCGCAGCGCGATCCCGGCCAGGTCGGCGATCGTCTCGCCGTGGGCACGGCTGGAGACGAAGTCCGCGCCGTCCTTGCGGAACGTCTCCCACCGGCCGTCGTCGAGCAGGTACCGGCCGTGCCGCAGTCCCGGGGTCGGCGTCCGGCTGCCCTCGACGTAGAAGTCCGCCGCCCGGCGGGTCCGCTCGGGGCGGCCGAGCAGGGCGTCGCACAGCGCGAGCTTGAGGCACTGGCCGGTCCAGCCGTACAGGTACGACCGGGGCCGGCCGTGGCGGGTGCCCTCGTAGGCGAGGTAGCCGTCGCCGGTCCAGCGCGCGTCCATGGCGTTGGCCTTGAGCCGGACGATGTCCTCCCGGCCGAGCGGGCGGACGCCGTCGTCCTCCCGGCCGAGCGGGCGGATGCCGCCGTCGTCCTCCTGGTAGAGCCGCGTTGTGACCAGTTTCCTGAAGCCGTGGCCGCGCGGCTCGACCGGGCCCCAGTCGAGGGTGTGCCTGGTGGTGATCGTCTCGCCCGGGGCCAGGGTCCGGTAACCGATCGGGTCGTCCGCGACCTCCGCCTTGCTGACGTAGCAGACGTCGGGCCGGCCGTCGAACATGATCACGCCGGTCATGGCCGCCACCGTCAGCCCCGGTTGCCTGATGACGCCCAGGGAGTCATAGGTGACCTTGCCGTCCTCGTCGCGGCGGGGCGCGGGATGGGCGAAGAGGCTGACGTACCGGCCGGACCAGGCGGCGTTGACGGCGGGGACGGGCAGGCGGTCCTGCTCGCACACGAACCCGCCGCCCGGCTCGACGCGGGGGACCCTGCGGTGGGGGTCGGAGGAGGGGTTGCCGTTGTAGAGGACGCCGGGCATGGTGACGTTCGCGTCGGTGGTGGGGAGGGGGAGCAGGAGGCCCGCCGCCACGTCGGTCACCTCGTGCTCGGAGTCGTTGCGCCAGGTGGCGGTGAGGGTGAGCAGGCCGTCGGGGGTGAAGGCCAGCTCCAGCCGGGCCCCGAGCGGCCCCGTCCGCGCCGTCACCACAAGGGCCTCGCCCTGGGGCGCGAGGTGGACGGAGCCCGGGTGCTCGATCCGCCAGGGGCGGCCGGTGGAGACGGTGAGCAGGCCGCGCAGCGGCGCCCGCAGGTGCGGGCCGTCCGCGTCGCGGTGGCGAAGCCGCGCCGCGTCGCGGTGGCGAAGCCGCGCCTCAGGGCCGTCCGCGTCGCGGTGGCGCAGCCACACCTCGGGGCCGTCCTCGCCGGGCATCACCTCCACGACCTTCCCGCCGGGCTCGGTGATGGCGGCGACGACGCCGGGTGCGGACGCCGTCATGGGCGCCGCCTGAGGCGGACGGCCTGCGCCCCGGTGCCCGGCAGCGGGACCCTCAGCGTCCCGCCCTCCTGGATCCCCAGCGAGCCGACCGTCATCGCCCACGTGTCGATCACCTCGACCTCGTACCGTCCGGCCGGCACCTCGTACTCCCGCTCCGGGAACCGGTGCTCCCCGCAGTACTCCAGGTAGAACTCCCCGGGCACCTCCAGCATCGGCGCGTCCCGATCCCGGTAACGCGCCTGCGCGGGCGTCTCGGCGATCACCTCCCGCAACAGCCCCAGCCGCGCCACCGCCGCGCCCACCAGCGTGCCGCCGGCCTCCGACCAGGTCAGGCCCTCGTCGTCGAGGTACGACTCCCCGTGCGTGACGTACCGGCGCCGCACCGACCCGTCCCACGCCTGGGCGACGACCTCCTCGGGGGTCAGGCTGCGCCATGGATCGTCCGAGTCCCCCTCGTACCCGCACCTGTCCATGAGCACCGGCTTGTGGTGGTCGCGCGTCTGCACCCAGGCGTCGCGCGGGCTGCGCGCGGCCACGCTCCCGTGCGTGAACGCGCGCCGCCACAGCAGCGGCGACCCCGCCTCGACGGTGATCGACAGCGGGTGGTGCAGGGGGTCCTCCTCGGCGACCAGGTCCGCGAGACGTACCCAGTCATGTTCGGAAATTTCGGGGAAAAGGGTGGGGTCGTCCGCCAGCGACCACCACACGTTCGCGTGCCCGGCCAGCCTCGGCACCACCTCCGCCACCAGGCGGGCCGCCGCGTCCACGTCCCCGATGCCGTCGGAGGGGTGCAGCAGGACCAGCTCGGCCGTCACGCCGATCGCGGCCAGCTCCGCCACCCGCTCCTCCAGCGAGTCCAGCGAGCACCGCGTCGCGAACGCCGCCATCCGCACCCGGTCGAACGGCGACGACTCCAGCGCGGCCAGCGTCCGCGCCCGACGCTTGTCACCGTGCAGGTGCCAGCCGAGCGCGGTGGTCGCCATCGAAACCATGATCACACCCTCGTCATTCGCAGTGTCATCCGCAGGGCCAGGTACGGCCGGCGTGGCAGCCCGACGCGCACCTGGTCCCGGTGCACCCCGTCCACCGGGGTGATCGTCATGTTCCAGGCGTCGATCAGCTCCACCTCGTACTCCCCGCCGGGCAGCTCGACCGTGACCTCCGAGGGCTGGCGCCGCCCGAGGTAGCGCAGGTGCACGCCGTCGCGGCGGGCCTCCATGACCTCGCGCAGGAACGCGATCCTGGCCGGGCTCTCGCCGTACAGTCCGCCGCCGTTGCCGATCCACGCCCGTTCCTGGAAGCCGGCCAGGCTCTCGCCGTGCCCCACGTAGCCGCCGCGGGTCATGCCCTCCCAGAACCGGTCCACCAGCTCGGCGCCGGTGACGTTGCCCCAGCGCTTGCCGATGTTCCCCTCGTAGGAGATCTCGTCGATCACCACGGGCTTGGGGCAGGCGCGCAGCCACTCGTCCGTCAGCGTGGCGTCCCAGTGCTGGATGCTCTGGTGGGTGATCCACGGCTTGGTGTTGTCGTACAGGGACGCCACCTCGTACATCCGGGTCCCGTTGTGGATGGAACGCAGGTGCTCGTACGGGTCCAGCCGCTGGATCGTGCGCAGGATGTCGTCCCAGTCGCGCACGGTCTTGGCCCGGTTGAAGTCGTACTCGTTGGCGGCCGACCACCACACGTTGCGGTAGGCGGCCAGGCGGGCGATGACGTGGCGCAGGTAGGCGTGGTCGGTCTCCCGGCCCATGTCCTCGACGCCGCGCAGGCCGCCGTCGTACGGATGGAAGAGGATCACGTCGGCCTCGACCCCGAGGTCGCGCAGGTCGCGGATCCTGGCCTCCAGGTGGCGGAAGAAGGCCGGATTGAACCGGGTCTTGTCCAGCCCGTCGGGGTCCCGCCCGGCGAACGGCACCTCCGGGGGCGCCATCTGTCCCGTCGGCAGCACGCACATGCGCAGCTTGTTGAACGGCGAGGCCGCCAGCGTCCGCAGCGTCTCGCGCTCGCGCTCCTCGTCCAGGTCGTGCGTCCAGTGGTAGCAGGTCGTCCCGAACGGCAGGTACGGCGTCCCGTCGGCGTACGCGAAGCCCGTCCCCACGGCCCGCACGGGCCCGTGGTTGCCGTCGGAGGCGGGCGTCACCTCGAAGCCGCCCTCGTGCCCGTCCAGCTCGCTCATGTTGCTGACGGTCGTGAACCGCCACGGACCCACCGCGTCCGGCATGAACCGGACGCGGTAGACACCGTCGCCGTCGTAGAAGCCCTCGGCCTCGACGACGCGGTTGCGGTAGCGGTACCGGGCCGACAGGCGAACCTCCGCGAAGGGGTTGCCGCCTGCCGGTCCGGCCAGCTCGATCTCGTGGACGTCCCAGCGCTCCACGGTCGCGGGAGAGGTCACCAGTCCTTCCCGGCGGCGGCCTGCGCCTTGATGTAGGCGGGGATGTCCTGCTGCTCGGAGACGGTCAGCGACTGCTCGGCCGTCATGCCGTCACGCAGCACGTGCTGGCGGAAGACCGAGTACAGCGGCAGGTCCCAGAACTCGGTGTTCTGGTAGTTCGACACTGCGGCGTTCTCGCCCCAGTAGACGGCCGAGGTGTCGATGCCGGCCAGTTCGGGGACGCTCTTGCCGAAGTTCGACACGACATTGTCGGTCTGCAGGACGGCCTTGATGCCCTGCTTGGACAGCTCGGTCTGGGCCTCCTCCGAGACCAGCCACTTGACGACCTGCAGCGCCTGCTCCTTCTTCGCCGAGGTCGGCGGGATGAACGCGGCCCGGGTGTTCGGCTGGTAGATCGCCTTGGAGTCGCGCGTGAGCACCGGGATGGAGGTGACCCCGATGTCGACGCTCTTGGCCTGCTCCTTGAACGCCTCCTCGTCCCCGTCCTCGATGAACAGCTCGTTGCCGGCGTACATGTTCAGCCGCGACAGCGTCTCGACCGCCATGGCCAGGTGCCCCGGCCGGCTCATGTCGCCCTTGAAGAAGTCGGTGACGGTGGTGAAGTCGTTGCGCGGGATCTCCAGGAAGCGGTACAGGTTCTCCACGTACTGCTTCCAGCCGTCACCGCTGATGCTGACCTTGACCTCTTCGGGCTTCGGCTCCTCGCTCGAGGTGGGCTGGAACGGGTAGAGGCCGAGCTGGTTGAACTCCAGGTACTGGTCGGGGTGCTGCATGTAGCCCTTGTAGTGGTCCAGGCCGTCGTCCCTGGTCAGCTTCTTGGCCAGCTTGTAGGCGTCGTCGTACGTCATGCCGAGCTTGGGGTACTTCACCCCGAACTTGTCGAAGATCTTCTTGTTGTAGAGCAGCACGTGCTCGTCGATGAACAGCGGCACGCCGTAGACCCCGCCGTCGGAGCGCGACTTGACCAGCTCCACGCTGGCCTTGTTGAGCTTGCCCAGGTCGATGCCGGCCTTCTGCAGGTCGGCGGTGAGGTCGCCGACCCAGCCCATCGGCTCCAGGTCGCGGTCGATGCGGGACTTGGGGTCCTCGATGATGATGTCGGGGGTGACCCCGGCGCTCTTGAGGTTCTCGTAACGCACGGGGAGGTCCCACGTCGCGTACTTGATCTTGACTCCGGGGAACGCCGCCCGCAGCTTGTTGCCGATGATCTCGTCGAAGACCCTGGTGCCCTGCCTGTTCCCGTCGACGCTCGACTCGAACGGCTTGTAGTTGGCGGCGAAGATGAACAGCTCGTCGTCGCAGACGCTGAACGGCTGGTTGTACTTGTTCGGCACGTCCTTGCAGGCCGCGGCGGAAGCGTTGGCGGGAGCGGCGACGACGGTCAGAGCGAGCGCGAGCAGCGCTAGCCCGCGGGTCTTGTGCTTCATTCGGTCTCCCCCTTGGAAGGCGTGTAGCTGCACTGGCGCACGACGTTCCGCCGGACGCCGTTCTTGAATTCGGTGATCGTGTGCTCGGGCCAGTTCGACAGCAGGCCCACGGCGTCACGGAGGTAGGACTCGTTGAAGACGACGTGCCGGATGTTGTTGCGGTTGTAGGAATAGACCAGATGGATGAAGCCGTCGGCGCTCTGCGTCATCACCGGGTAGGTGAACTGCGGCCCCGACTGCGCCTCCACGTCGACGGAGTTCTCCCAGGTGCGGCCCTTGTCGGGAGACAGCGACACCCGCATGGGGGAGCGGTGCTCGACCCAGGGGTTGTAGGCCAGCACCAGCTTGCCGTTGTCCAGCTTGAGCGCGGCGATGCGCGAGTTCGGGTTGCCGATGGGCTCGGCCACGGGCGCGCTCCAGGTGCGGGCGAAGTCCGTGGACACGCTCTTGTAGATCGCGCCGTCGCCGGTGCGCATGTAGGCGACCAGCTTGCCCGGCTCGACCTCGACGACCGTCGGCTGGATCGAGCTCCTCGCCGTCCTGATCCAGCTCGTGTGCTCCTCCGGGTACGCCTTCCACGAGCTCATGTCCTGGCTGAAGACGTAGAAGCCGGAGCTGGACTCCGCCTCGTCGTAGATCGGCAGCAGCACCTCGCCGTTGGACATGCGGATCGGGTTGGTGCCGACCATCCACCCCCACTCCTTGCGGATGGAGGCCGGCTCGCTCCAGGTGTGGCCGCCGTCGTCCGAGGTGATCAACCGGATGGGCGCCTGTTCCCAGCCGTGCCCCTCGATCGTCACGAAGAACAGGTAGAGGCGCTTGCCGTCCGACCACAGCACCGGGTTGCCGTCGGCCTTGCCCGGCTCGTCGAACACCACCTCGGGCTTGGACCACGTCTTCTTGCCCACCGCCAGGCGCGACAGGTAGAGCGCCTGGTTGGGCGCGCCCTCCGAGGTGCCGCCGTAGTAGACGGTCAGGATGTCGCCGGTCGGCGCCTGCGCGATCGCGGCCGCGTGCACCTTGGGCACGTTCGGGTCCGGGGCGGCCACGTCCTGGCGGCAGGCGTACGAGCCGGTCGGCTCCACCCGCACCACGCCGCCGCCGCCGTCGTCGATGAAGTACGACGGGACGGCCACGGCCGCCGCCAGCGCGCCGTACAAGATGCTCTGCCTGAATCTCATGGCTGGTCGATCTCCAGATATTTGATGGTCTTCCGCAGGTAGGAGTAGGCGACGTGAAGGCGTCCGCCGCCGCCGTCGATGACGCTCGGGTAGGAGTAGCCGAGCTCGTTCTGCCAGTACTCGGCGTCGGCGTCCTGCAGCACCCGCCGGTGCGGCCACCGGGCGCCGCCGTCCTCCGACACCGCGAGCACCAGAGGGGTGCGCAGTGCCTTCCTGCGCCGCTCGCCGTTCTTGGTCACCCATCTGAACTGGTCGCGCTCCAGGCTCGCGTCGTTGTAGACGAGCGCGAGCCGGCCATCCACCCTCGTGAGCTGGACGGAGGAGTCGTTGTTGGGCAGGTCGGTCCGTTCGGGAGCCGACCACGTGCGGCCGTCGGCGGAGGCCGAGGCGTGGACGCGGCCCGCCCTCCGGTCTCTGAACAGCGCGAGCAGCCGGCCGTCCGGCCGCCGCGCGATCGTCATCTGCACCAGGTCGCGGCTGCCGGGGACGGGGTGCTCGGCCCACGTGCGCCCGCCGTCCGCGCTGATCTCGACGACGCTGCGGTCGCCGGAGGCCCCGCAGTGGTAGGCGGGCAGCACCCAGGTGCCGTCGTCCAGGATCAGCGGCGGGTGCCGCACGAAGATCCCGGGCTCGGCGAGCAGCACCCAGGGCTCGCTCCACGTACGTCCGGCGTCCGCCGAGGTCCTGGCCACGACGTGCGCGCTCTTCTGGTCGTACGGCTCGCTGGAGGTGTGCAGCAGCCAGAGCAGCCCGTCCGCCTCGAACAGCACCGGGTTCTGCTCGCTGCGCTCCGGGTCGGCGGCGATCACCTGGGGCGGCTCCCAGCGGTCGCCGGCCAGCCGCGACAGCACGACGTCCGTGCCGGGATGGCCCTCCTCGGGGCCGCTGAACCAGGCGCACAGCAGGTCGCCGCCCTGGGTGCGCAGCAGGTTGGCCGCGTGGTTGTCCGGGCCGTGCGGCGCGGGCAGCAGCGCCTCGCGCACGCCCGGAACCGATGGCCTGATGATGCCGTCGAAACGTGGATCGCCGTGTTTGATTGGTCGCTCGCTTCGCTCGCTCATGCCTTCACCTCCCGTACGTCCGGGTCCGGCACGCCGCGCAGCTCCAGCTCCTCGGCCAGGTGGCAGGCCACCCGGCGGCCCCCGACCTCGCGCAGCGGCGGCGGCTCCGTACGGCAGGTGTCCCTGGCGTACACGCAGCGCGGGTGGAACGGGCAGCCCGGCGGCACGTGCGCCGGGTCGGCGATGTCGCCCAGCAGCTTGATCCGCTCCCGGTGCCGCTTGGCCGCCGGGTCCGGGTCGGGCACCGCCGACAGCAGCGCCTCGGTGTACGGGTGCAGCGGCCGCGCGTACAGCTCCTCGGTGGGGCCCTGCTCGACGACCTTGCCGAGATACATGACCGCGACCACGTCCGAGACGTGCTCGACGATGCCCAGGTCGTGGCTGACGAACAGGTAGGCCAGGCCCGATTCCTCCCGCAGGTCCGTCAGCAGGTTCAGGATCTGGGCGCGGACCGACACGTCCAGCGCGCTCACGGCCTCGTCGGCCACCACCAGCCGGGGCGACAGGGCCAGCGCCCGCGCGATCCCGACCCGCTGCCGCTCGCCGCCGCTGAAGGCGTGCGGGTAGCGGTTGGCGTACTCGGGGCGCAGGCCCACCCGGTCGAGCAGCTCGCCGACGCGCTCGTCGATCTCGTCCTTGGAGCCGTACCCGTGGGCCCGCATCGGCTCGCCGATGATCTGGCGCAGGGTCTTGCGCGGGTTGAGCGAGGAGTGCGGGTCCTGGAAGATCATCCGAACCTGCGCCCGGTACGGCTTGAGTTCCTTCTCCTTCAGCCCCGCCACGTCGATGACCGAGCCGTCCGGCCGCCGGTAGAGCATGCGCCCGCCGGTCGGGTCGTGCGCCCGCACGATGCACCGGCCGAGCGTGGTCTTGCCGCAGCCGGACTCGCCGACCAGGCCGAGCGTGCTGCCCGGCTCGATGGCCAGGTCGACCTCGTCCACCGCCTTCACCGCGCCCACCTGGCGGCCCAGCAGCCCGCTGCGGATCGGGAAGTGCTTGGTCAGCCCCTCGATGCTGAGCAGGGGTTCCGTGCTCACGCTTCCTCCTCGTAGAGCAGGCAGGAGACCTCGCGGTCGGCCATGGGGATGCGGCGCGGCAGCACGACGTCGCACTTCCCGGCCACGACGGAGTCGCAGCGCGGGTGGAACGGGCAGCCGTCCGGGCGCGCGTACGGCGGGGGCACCATGCCCTTGATCGCCGTCAGCCGCGTCCGCGAGGCCCGCCCGAGCCGGGGCATCGAGCGCAGCAGCGCCCGCGTGTACGGATGCCGGGGCGCGGCCAGCACCTGCTCGGCCGCCCCGTACTCCACGACCCGGCCCAGGTACATGACCGCCATGCTGTCGGCCACCTGCGCGGCCACCCCCAGGTCGTGCGTGATCAGCATGATCGCCATGCCGAAGTCCGCCTGCAGGTCCCGCAGCAGCTCCAGGATCTGCGCCTGGGTGGTCACGTCCAGCGCCGTCGTCGGCTCGTCGGCGATGAGCAGGCTCGGCCGGCACGACAGCGCCATCGCGATCATCGCGCGCTGCCGCATCCCGCCGCTCAGCTCGAACGGGTACGCGTCCACCCGGCGCTGCGGCATGGGGATGCCGACCCGGTCGAGCATCTCGATCGCGCGCCGCCGGGCGGCGGCCTTGCCGACGTTCTCGTGCAGCCGGACCGCCTCGACGATCTGGCTGCCGATCGTGTGCACCAGGCTCAGCGAGGCCATCGGCTCCTGGAACACCATCGCGATGTCCCGCCACCTGATCTGCCGCAGCAGCCTGCGGTGCGCGCCGACCAGCTCGACGGGGCCGCCCTCGCGGTGGAGCGTGATCCGGCCGCCCTCGATGTGGCCCGGCGGGTCCACCAGGCGCAGGATCGAGCGGGCCATGACGCTCTTCCCGCAGCCGGACTCGCCGACGATGGCCAGCGTCTCGCCCTTGCGCACCCGCAGGTCCACGCCGTCCACCGCGCACACCACGCCGTCGTCGAGCAGGAAGTGGGTACGCAGGTCCTCGATCTCAAGCAGCACGTCGTCTGCGCCCACGCCGCACCCTCCTGTTCCCGTAAGGGTCGGCGGCATCGCGCAGACCGTCACCGAAGAAGTTCATGGCCACCACGACCACCACCACCGCGACGCCCGGCGCCAGCAGCCAGGGCGCGTTCGCGACCACGCGG
This region includes:
- a CDS encoding glycoside hydrolase family 28 protein is translated as MNEEEAWRYADELRERVRPPEFPDRWFDLTEFGGSGSTWTGAFHAAIEACHRAGGGHVRVPPGTYPTGAIHLLSNVDLHVEAGATILFSTDPADYLPAVYTRFSAIECYNYSPFIYAYGQENIAITGSGTLDGGAGPEHWWPWVGTPEFGWRPGTPHEADDWAALQRMAAQNVPVEERVFGAGHYLRPNLIQPYLCRNVLVEGVRVVRSPMWEIHPVRCENVLVRNVAIHSRGPNNDGCDPESCRSVVISGCVFDVGDDCIAIKAGRGPDGRRVGVPCEDVLIEDCDMRYRYGSVAIGTDTTGGIRNVFVRRCRWGGPGLYFGLYIKTNSVRGGFVENVFVKDIEISGLTKEAVSIDLYHGDGHTGDEAPLIRNINVAGLRSDRTRSAYLLRGYPEQPLREITIRDSSFTGVLRADVAQDVEGLSVTGVTVAASQE
- a CDS encoding sialidase family protein, whose product is MRFRQSILYGALAAAVAVPSYFIDDGGGGVVRVEPTGSYACRQDVAAPDPNVPKVHAAAIAQAPTGDILTVYYGGTSEGAPNQALYLSRLAVGKKTWSKPEVVFDEPGKADGNPVLWSDGKRLYLFFVTIEGHGWEQAPIRLITSDDGGHTWSEPASIRKEWGWMVGTNPIRMSNGEVLLPIYDEAESSSGFYVFSQDMSSWKAYPEEHTSWIRTARSSIQPTVVEVEPGKLVAYMRTGDGAIYKSVSTDFARTWSAPVAEPIGNPNSRIAALKLDNGKLVLAYNPWVEHRSPMRVSLSPDKGRTWENSVDVEAQSGPQFTYPVMTQSADGFIHLVYSYNRNNIRHVVFNESYLRDAVGLLSNWPEHTITEFKNGVRRNVVRQCSYTPSKGETE
- a CDS encoding sialidase family protein codes for the protein MSERSERPIKHGDPRFDGIIRPSVPGVREALLPAPHGPDNHAANLLRTQGGDLLCAWFSGPEEGHPGTDVVLSRLAGDRWEPPQVIAADPERSEQNPVLFEADGLLWLLHTSSEPYDQKSAHVVARTSADAGRTWSEPWVLLAEPGIFVRHPPLILDDGTWVLPAYHCGASGDRSVVEISADGGRTWAEHPVPGSRDLVQMTIARRPDGRLLALFRDRRAGRVHASASADGRTWSAPERTDLPNNDSSVQLTRVDGRLALVYNDASLERDQFRWVTKNGERRRKALRTPLVLAVSEDGGARWPHRRVLQDADAEYWQNELGYSYPSVIDGGGGRLHVAYSYLRKTIKYLEIDQP
- a CDS encoding ABC transporter ATP-binding protein, which encodes MSTEPLLSIEGLTKHFPIRSGLLGRQVGAVKAVDEVDLAIEPGSTLGLVGESGCGKTTLGRCIVRAHDPTGGRMLYRRPDGSVIDVAGLKEKELKPYRAQVRMIFQDPHSSLNPRKTLRQIIGEPMRAHGYGSKDEIDERVGELLDRVGLRPEYANRYPHAFSGGERQRVGIARALALSPRLVVADEAVSALDVSVRAQILNLLTDLREESGLAYLFVSHDLGIVEHVSDVVAVMYLGKVVEQGPTEELYARPLHPYTEALLSAVPDPDPAAKRHRERIKLLGDIADPAHVPPGCPFHPRCVYARDTCRTEPPPLREVGGRRVACHLAEELELRGVPDPDVREVKA
- a CDS encoding ABC transporter substrate-binding protein encodes the protein MKHKTRGLALLALALTVVAAPANASAAACKDVPNKYNQPFSVCDDELFIFAANYKPFESSVDGNRQGTRVFDEIIGNKLRAAFPGVKIKYATWDLPVRYENLKSAGVTPDIIIEDPKSRIDRDLEPMGWVGDLTADLQKAGIDLGKLNKASVELVKSRSDGGVYGVPLFIDEHVLLYNKKIFDKFGVKYPKLGMTYDDAYKLAKKLTRDDGLDHYKGYMQHPDQYLEFNQLGLYPFQPTSSEEPKPEEVKVSISGDGWKQYVENLYRFLEIPRNDFTTVTDFFKGDMSRPGHLAMAVETLSRLNMYAGNELFIEDGDEEAFKEQAKSVDIGVTSIPVLTRDSKAIYQPNTRAAFIPPTSAKKEQALQVVKWLVSEEAQTELSKQGIKAVLQTDNVVSNFGKSVPELAGIDTSAVYWGENAAVSNYQNTEFWDLPLYSVFRQHVLRDGMTAEQSLTVSEQQDIPAYIKAQAAAGKDW
- a CDS encoding DUF5060 domain-containing protein; its protein translation is MTSPATVERWDVHEIELAGPAGGNPFAEVRLSARYRYRNRVVEAEGFYDGDGVYRVRFMPDAVGPWRFTTVSNMSELDGHEGGFEVTPASDGNHGPVRAVGTGFAYADGTPYLPFGTTCYHWTHDLDEERERETLRTLAASPFNKLRMCVLPTGQMAPPEVPFAGRDPDGLDKTRFNPAFFRHLEARIRDLRDLGVEADVILFHPYDGGLRGVEDMGRETDHAYLRHVIARLAAYRNVWWSAANEYDFNRAKTVRDWDDILRTIQRLDPYEHLRSIHNGTRMYEVASLYDNTKPWITHQSIQHWDATLTDEWLRACPKPVVIDEISYEGNIGKRWGNVTGAELVDRFWEGMTRGGYVGHGESLAGFQERAWIGNGGGLYGESPARIAFLREVMEARRDGVHLRYLGRRQPSEVTVELPGGEYEVELIDAWNMTITPVDGVHRDQVRVGLPRRPYLALRMTLRMTRV
- a CDS encoding ABC transporter ATP-binding protein gives rise to the protein MGADDVLLEIEDLRTHFLLDDGVVCAVDGVDLRVRKGETLAIVGESGCGKSVMARSILRLVDPPGHIEGGRITLHREGGPVELVGAHRRLLRQIRWRDIAMVFQEPMASLSLVHTIGSQIVEAVRLHENVGKAAARRRAIEMLDRVGIPMPQRRVDAYPFELSGGMRQRAMIAMALSCRPSLLIADEPTTALDVTTQAQILELLRDLQADFGMAIMLITHDLGVAAQVADSMAVMYLGRVVEYGAAEQVLAAPRHPYTRALLRSMPRLGRASRTRLTAIKGMVPPPYARPDGCPFHPRCDSVVAGKCDVVLPRRIPMADREVSCLLYEEEA
- a CDS encoding DUF5605 domain-containing protein, whose product is MATTALGWHLHGDKRRARTLAALESSPFDRVRMAAFATRCSLDSLEERVAELAAIGVTAELVLLHPSDGIGDVDAAARLVAEVVPRLAGHANVWWSLADDPTLFPEISEHDWVRLADLVAEEDPLHHPLSITVEAGSPLLWRRAFTHGSVAARSPRDAWVQTRDHHKPVLMDRCGYEGDSDDPWRSLTPEEVVAQAWDGSVRRRYVTHGESYLDDEGLTWSEAGGTLVGAAVARLGLLREVIAETPAQARYRDRDAPMLEVPGEFYLEYCGEHRFPEREYEVPAGRYEVEVIDTWAMTVGSLGIQEGGTLRVPLPGTGAQAVRLRRRP